From Cyanobium sp. ATX 6F1, a single genomic window includes:
- a CDS encoding CorA family divalent cation transporter produces MLESHGIRLTPGARETRRLEARPGDLPAALARYDGPAPTELSVIVFGEWGVQSHRLRSVADLEPLAALGRPLWLRIQGLAEIGRITEALRVLDVPMAFHSPLLEQPQRTRVDSFGDGLVVVLHRMSFAPGSLTVVSEQLGLLLLDHLLVSVEEVPSGEPFPALSDWLVGHGSSGAADLDDVLHYVIDELLDGIAPLLEQFALRLDDLEERALREPTPAVINRAYEVRANLRVIRRQIWPLRTEIQSMLRQNHRVLGEQALQGFTDMSQHVEMLFGSCELMRYHCDAVTDAYMASTGNRMNQVMKTLAIITSIFAPLTLIAGIYGMNFQNMPDLNWKYGYYVSLLAMAFVAGLQAYVLWRRGWFENWTASRSTRRSPQAGRRR; encoded by the coding sequence ATGTTGGAGTCGCATGGCATCCGCCTGACCCCCGGCGCCCGGGAGACCCGGCGCCTGGAGGCCCGCCCCGGTGACCTGCCCGCCGCCCTCGCCCGCTACGACGGCCCGGCCCCCACCGAGTTGTCGGTGATCGTGTTCGGCGAGTGGGGGGTCCAGAGCCACAGGCTGCGCAGCGTTGCTGATCTTGAGCCCCTGGCGGCCCTGGGGCGGCCCCTGTGGCTGCGGATTCAGGGTCTCGCGGAGATCGGGCGGATCACCGAGGCCCTGCGGGTGCTTGATGTGCCGATGGCCTTTCACAGCCCGCTGCTGGAGCAGCCCCAGCGCACCCGGGTGGATTCCTTTGGCGATGGCCTGGTGGTGGTGTTGCACCGCATGTCCTTCGCGCCAGGCAGCCTCACGGTGGTGAGCGAGCAGCTGGGGCTGCTGCTGCTCGATCACCTGCTGGTGTCGGTGGAGGAGGTGCCCAGTGGGGAGCCCTTTCCTGCTCTCAGCGACTGGCTGGTGGGCCATGGGTCGTCCGGCGCGGCCGATCTCGACGACGTGCTCCATTACGTGATCGATGAACTGCTCGATGGGATCGCTCCCTTGCTTGAGCAGTTCGCCCTGCGCCTCGACGATCTCGAGGAGCGGGCCCTGCGGGAGCCCACCCCCGCGGTGATCAACCGCGCCTATGAGGTGCGCGCCAACCTGCGGGTGATCCGGCGGCAGATCTGGCCGCTGCGCACCGAGATCCAGTCGATGCTGCGCCAGAACCACCGGGTGCTGGGGGAGCAGGCGCTGCAGGGCTTCACCGACATGAGTCAGCACGTGGAGATGCTGTTCGGCAGCTGTGAATTGATGCGCTACCACTGCGATGCGGTGACCGATGCCTACATGGCCAGCACCGGCAATCGCATGAACCAGGTGATGAAGACCCTGGCGATCATCACCAGCATCTTCGCGCCACTCACCTTGATTGCGGGCATCTACGGCATGAACTTCCAGAACATGCCTGATCTCAACTGGAAATACGGCTACTACGTCAGCTTGCTGGCGATGGCCTTCGTGGCCGGCCTGCAGGCCTATGTGCTCTGGCGCCGCGGCTGGTTCGAGAACTGGACGGCGAGCCGCTCCACTCGGCGCTCCCCCCAGGCGGGGCGGCGGCGATGA
- a CDS encoding thiol-disulfide oxidoreductase DCC family protein, with translation MADQPALILLFDGACPLCRREVDTLRGRDRGRGLIRFVDIDAADYDPSAHGGISYGEAMGSMRGLAADGRVIKDVAVFREAYRLVGLGWIYAPTAWPLIAPLVDALYALWARWRLRLTGRGDLQGLCDRRAGRCGAGALPESEQVSRV, from the coding sequence ATGGCTGACCAACCTGCGCTCATCCTTCTCTTCGACGGGGCCTGTCCCCTCTGCCGCCGGGAGGTGGACACCCTGCGGGGCCGCGATCGGGGCCGGGGGCTGATTCGCTTCGTCGACATCGACGCAGCCGACTACGACCCCTCGGCCCATGGCGGCATCAGCTACGGCGAGGCGATGGGGAGCATGCGTGGGCTCGCCGCCGATGGCCGCGTGATCAAGGATGTAGCCGTCTTCCGGGAGGCCTACCGGCTGGTGGGGCTGGGCTGGATCTACGCCCCCACCGCCTGGCCGCTGATCGCTCCGCTGGTGGATGCGCTCTATGCCCTCTGGGCCCGCTGGCGGCTGCGGCTCACCGGCCGGGGCGACCTGCAGGGCCTCTGTGATCGGCGAGCGGGGCGCTGCGGAGCAGGGGCCCTGCCGGAGAGCGAGCAGGTTTCCCGGGTGTGA
- a CDS encoding ArsR/SmtB family transcription factor, with protein sequence MRRSAAGAPPSPQLLEELSQFFRLLSEPARLQLLCQLKHQGPMDVAALIEATGFSQSHISRQLGQLQRAGLVRSVREGTRLTYEVADPLVHELCNLVQGHLKQKLEQQLRLLQAS encoded by the coding sequence ATGCGCCGTTCCGCCGCGGGCGCCCCACCGAGCCCCCAGCTCCTTGAGGAGCTCAGTCAGTTCTTCCGGCTGCTGAGCGAGCCGGCCCGGCTGCAGCTGCTCTGCCAGCTCAAGCACCAAGGGCCCATGGATGTGGCGGCGCTGATCGAGGCCACGGGTTTCAGTCAGTCCCACATCAGCCGTCAACTAGGTCAGTTGCAGCGCGCCGGCCTAGTGCGTTCCGTGCGCGAGGGCACACGCCTCACCTATGAAGTCGCCGACCCGCTGGTGCATGAGCTCTGCAACCTGGTCCAGGGGCATCTCAAGCAAAAGCTGGAGCAGCAGCTGCGGCTGCTCCAGGCGAGCTGA
- a CDS encoding rhodanese-like domain-containing protein, translating into MTTTPTRLSAHDLADQLAAGEVTVVDVREPMEYASGHISGSLNIPLARLPQADLPHGPLVLVCQSGNRSAKGLSQLLRQGHPHPVADLLGGVPAWQQAGFSVRKLKGAPLPLMRQVQIAAGSLVLLGVILSQAVAPGWIWLSGFVGAGLVFAGVSGFCGMARLLAAMPWNRVSM; encoded by the coding sequence ATGACCACCACCCCCACCCGCCTCTCCGCCCACGACCTGGCTGATCAGCTCGCCGCAGGCGAGGTAACGGTGGTTGATGTGCGCGAACCGATGGAGTACGCCTCCGGCCACATCAGCGGCAGCCTCAACATCCCGCTCGCGCGCCTCCCCCAGGCCGATCTGCCCCACGGCCCCCTGGTGCTGGTCTGCCAGAGCGGCAACCGCAGCGCCAAAGGCCTGAGCCAGCTTCTCCGCCAGGGTCATCCCCACCCGGTGGCTGACCTGCTCGGTGGCGTGCCCGCCTGGCAGCAGGCCGGGTTCTCCGTGCGCAAGCTCAAAGGCGCCCCCCTGCCCCTGATGCGCCAGGTGCAGATCGCCGCTGGCTCCCTGGTGCTGCTCGGGGTGATCCTCAGCCAGGCCGTCGCCCCGGGCTGGATCTGGCTGAGTGGCTTCGTGGGGGCGGGCCTGGTGTTCGCCGGCGTCAGCGGCTTCTGCGGGATGGCCCGGCTGCTGGCCGCCATGCCCTGGAACAGGGTGTCCATGTGA
- a CDS encoding sulfite exporter TauE/SafE family protein has protein sequence MLLLLAAGGALIGFLLAVLGAGGSILLMPLLISGAALPTREAVPLSLLVVTLMALGNVGPYLRRRQVAPKPALILGLPALAGSWIGGSFVKAGLVSEPVQLGVFAAAALLAAWLLTRRRAAAGAAEPSPAGSALVLASQGVLIGLLTGIAGVGGGFAIVPALVLLAGLPMQIASGTSLLLIALNSVVAMAALGHWPAASLPLLQPLLLGGFAGAVIGQRLAPHLPDRQLRRGFAALLLGSALLTGGEAWQRQHRVASLRPMPTATASFRVPHPLR, from the coding sequence GTGCTGCTGCTCCTGGCCGCCGGCGGGGCCCTGATCGGTTTCCTGCTCGCCGTGCTCGGCGCCGGCGGCTCGATCCTGCTGATGCCGCTGCTGATCAGTGGTGCGGCCCTGCCGACTCGGGAGGCGGTGCCCCTGTCCTTGCTGGTGGTCACGTTGATGGCCCTGGGCAATGTGGGGCCCTATCTGCGCCGCCGCCAGGTGGCCCCGAAACCGGCCCTGATCCTCGGCCTGCCGGCCCTGGCGGGCAGCTGGATCGGCGGCAGCTTCGTCAAGGCCGGCCTGGTGAGTGAGCCGGTGCAGCTGGGGGTGTTCGCCGCCGCGGCGCTGCTGGCCGCCTGGTTGCTCACCCGGCGCCGGGCCGCCGCTGGGGCGGCGGAGCCGAGCCCGGCGGGTTCTGCGCTGGTTCTGGCCAGCCAGGGCGTGTTGATCGGTCTGCTCACGGGCATCGCCGGGGTGGGCGGTGGTTTTGCGATCGTGCCCGCCCTGGTGCTGCTGGCCGGCCTGCCGATGCAGATCGCCAGCGGCACCAGCCTGCTGCTGATCGCCCTCAACAGCGTGGTGGCCATGGCCGCCCTGGGGCACTGGCCCGCCGCCAGCCTGCCCCTGCTGCAGCCCCTGCTGCTGGGCGGCTTCGCCGGGGCGGTGATCGGCCAACGGCTGGCACCGCACCTCCCCGACCGTCAGCTGCGGCGCGGCTTTGCCGCCCTGCTGCTGGGCTCGGCCCTGCTCACCGGCGGCGAAGCCTGGCAACGGCAACACAGGGTCGCCAGCCTGCGGCCCATGCCGACCGCCACAGCCTCCTTCCGCGTTCCACACCCTCTGCGTTGA
- a CDS encoding DUF302 domain-containing protein: MNPFFQSDTDKSFEAACAALEAAIPAHGFGLLAVHDLGETLRSKGLDFPEQCRVFEVCNPQQAAKVLRADINLATALPCRISVSRQDGRTRIAMVRPAVMLSALSSDPELAEVARQVEATTIAIIEAAA, encoded by the coding sequence ATGAATCCCTTTTTCCAGAGCGACACAGACAAATCCTTCGAGGCGGCCTGCGCGGCCCTGGAGGCGGCCATCCCCGCCCACGGCTTCGGGCTGCTCGCGGTGCACGACCTGGGGGAAACGCTGCGCTCCAAGGGTCTCGACTTCCCGGAGCAGTGCCGGGTGTTCGAGGTCTGCAACCCCCAGCAGGCCGCCAAGGTGCTGCGGGCCGACATCAATCTGGCCACGGCTCTCCCCTGCCGGATCAGCGTGAGCCGCCAGGACGGCCGGACCCGGATCGCCATGGTCCGCCCCGCCGTGATGCTCAGCGCCCTCTCCAGTGATCCCGAGCTGGCCGAGGTGGCGCGGCAGGTGGAAGCCACCACGATCGCGATCATCGAAGCGGCGGCCTGA
- the cysW gene encoding sulfate ABC transporter permease subunit CysW has translation MIVSTDLRLQPQSVPAPAPRRPGAKGPPWAGLLIPLIACLYVGVVILMPALNVVVGALSKGVGAFLANLSDPDLLSALRLTVIVAAIAVPANALFGLAAATAIARRNFRGKALLLTIIDLPFSISPVVVGLMLVLLYSPTHGLFGGLVESSGFKILFSWPGIVMATIIVSFPFMAREVIPTLEEEGWDQEEAARTLGATDWQVFWKVTLPSVRWAALYGLILTTARCLGEFGAVAVVSGNIAGKTQTLPLFVEDAYKQYHTELAYGAALILGGVAIVSLLLKLLLEHLLEQDKKAVRAE, from the coding sequence ATGATTGTTTCCACGGATCTCCGCCTCCAGCCCCAGAGCGTCCCCGCTCCCGCCCCCAGGCGCCCCGGGGCCAAGGGCCCCCCATGGGCGGGCCTGTTGATCCCGCTGATCGCCTGCCTCTATGTGGGGGTGGTGATTTTGATGCCGGCGTTGAACGTGGTGGTGGGAGCCCTCTCCAAGGGGGTGGGCGCCTTCCTGGCCAACCTGAGTGATCCCGACCTGCTCAGTGCCCTGCGGCTCACCGTGATCGTGGCGGCGATCGCCGTGCCCGCCAACGCCCTTTTCGGGCTGGCGGCCGCCACCGCGATCGCCCGCCGGAATTTTCGCGGCAAGGCGCTGCTGCTCACGATCATCGATCTGCCGTTTTCGATCTCACCGGTGGTGGTGGGCCTGATGCTGGTGCTGCTCTACAGCCCCACCCATGGCCTGTTCGGGGGGCTGGTGGAATCGAGTGGCTTCAAGATCCTGTTCTCCTGGCCCGGCATCGTCATGGCGACGATCATCGTCAGTTTTCCGTTCATGGCCCGGGAGGTGATCCCCACCCTCGAGGAGGAGGGCTGGGATCAGGAGGAAGCCGCCCGCACCCTCGGCGCCACGGATTGGCAGGTGTTCTGGAAGGTCACCCTGCCTTCGGTGCGCTGGGCGGCCCTCTATGGGTTGATCCTCACCACGGCCCGCTGCCTCGGGGAGTTCGGCGCCGTCGCGGTGGTGAGCGGCAACATCGCCGGCAAGACCCAGACGTTGCCGTTGTTCGTGGAGGACGCCTACAAGCAATATCACACCGAACTGGCCTACGGTGCGGCCCTGATCCTCGGTGGTGTGGCGATCGTGTCGCTGCTGCTCAAGCTGCTCCTGGAGCACCTGCTGGAGCAGGACAAGAAGGCGGTGCGCGCTGAGTGA
- the cysT gene encoding sulfate ABC transporter permease subunit CysT yields MALASIKRRLLPAIKLPSWPWRITWLYLGLVLFLPIGGLLLKASGIGPADFWEAATAPEAVATYKISFGLALACSLINGVFGLVIAWALVRTSFPGKRLLDALIDLPFALPTAVAGLALTAVYSTNGWLGAPLMQLFGLKVSFTWVGVGVAMLFISLPFVVRTVEPVLRALEKEQEEAAWSLGASPLQTIVRVVLPQLFPAILAGVAQGYSRAVGEYGSVVMISSNVPFKDLITPTLIVQKLEEYDIASATVIGTVMLMFSLLSLLVINFIQIWGQRYSGELNSAG; encoded by the coding sequence ATGGCACTCGCCTCGATCAAGCGCCGGTTGCTGCCGGCCATCAAGCTGCCCAGCTGGCCCTGGCGGATCACCTGGCTGTATCTGGGGCTGGTGCTGTTTCTGCCGATCGGCGGACTGCTGCTCAAGGCCTCCGGGATCGGCCCCGCCGACTTCTGGGAGGCGGCCACCGCGCCTGAGGCCGTGGCCACCTACAAGATCAGCTTCGGTCTGGCCCTGGCCTGCAGCCTGATCAATGGGGTGTTCGGCCTGGTCATCGCCTGGGCCCTGGTGCGCACCAGTTTTCCCGGCAAACGGCTGCTGGATGCCCTGATCGATCTGCCCTTCGCACTGCCCACGGCCGTGGCCGGCCTGGCGCTGACGGCGGTCTACAGCACCAACGGTTGGCTGGGGGCACCCCTGATGCAGCTGTTCGGCCTCAAGGTGTCGTTCACCTGGGTGGGTGTCGGGGTGGCGATGCTGTTCATCTCGCTGCCCTTCGTGGTGCGCACGGTTGAGCCGGTGCTGCGGGCGCTGGAGAAGGAGCAGGAGGAGGCCGCCTGGAGCCTGGGGGCCTCCCCGCTCCAGACGATCGTTCGAGTCGTGTTGCCCCAGCTGTTCCCGGCCATCCTTGCCGGCGTGGCCCAGGGCTACAGCCGGGCGGTGGGGGAATACGGCTCGGTGGTGATGATTTCCAGCAACGTGCCCTTCAAGGACCTGATCACGCCCACCTTGATCGTGCAGAAACTGGAGGAATACGACATTGCTTCGGCCACCGTGATCGGCACGGTGATGCTGATGTTCTCACTTCTGAGCTTGCTGGTGATCAACTTCATCCAGATCTGGGGGCAGCGCTATTCCGGTGAGCTGAACTCGGCCGGCTGA
- a CDS encoding sulfate/molybdate ABC transporter ATP-binding protein: MGIRVADVTKCFGDFMAVHDVSLDVETGSLVALLGPSGSGKSTLLRLIAGLETPDVGRIWITGEEATERSVQDRNIGFVFQHFALFKHRSVRQNVAFGLELRGWKREAIRRRVDELLELVQLQGYGGRYPSQLSGGQRQRVALARALAVQPRVLLLDEPFSALDYKVRKELRAWLRSLHDEMHVTTVIVTHDQEEAMEVADRIVVMNQGRIEQIGTPAEIYDHPETPFVMSFVGEVNILPRGLLSDQGVPPSTDAPPGSPLFVRPHDVEVFTQAVAGAIPARLRRLSHMGRDLQAELVLVDGQTVLAQIPRDQLDPRALTVGDTLHIRSRQARTFEPDYSI, translated from the coding sequence ATGGGCATCCGCGTCGCCGACGTCACCAAGTGCTTCGGCGATTTCATGGCCGTTCACGATGTGAGCCTCGATGTGGAGACCGGCTCGCTCGTGGCGTTGCTGGGTCCTTCAGGCTCGGGCAAGAGCACCCTGCTGCGGCTGATCGCGGGCCTGGAAACCCCCGACGTCGGGCGCATCTGGATCACCGGCGAAGAAGCCACCGAACGCTCGGTTCAGGACCGCAACATCGGCTTCGTCTTTCAGCACTTCGCCCTGTTCAAGCACCGCAGCGTGCGCCAGAACGTGGCCTTCGGTCTGGAGCTGCGGGGCTGGAAGCGCGAAGCGATCCGCCGCCGGGTGGATGAACTGCTGGAGCTGGTGCAGCTCCAGGGCTACGGCGGCCGCTACCCCTCCCAGCTCTCCGGCGGCCAGCGGCAGCGCGTCGCCCTGGCCCGGGCCCTGGCCGTGCAGCCGAGGGTGCTGCTGCTCGATGAACCGTTCAGCGCCCTCGATTACAAGGTGCGCAAGGAGCTGCGCGCCTGGCTGCGCAGCCTCCACGACGAGATGCACGTGACCACGGTGATCGTCACCCACGACCAGGAGGAAGCGATGGAGGTGGCCGATCGCATCGTGGTGATGAACCAGGGCCGGATCGAGCAGATCGGCACCCCAGCCGAGATCTACGACCACCCCGAGACCCCCTTCGTGATGAGCTTCGTGGGGGAGGTGAACATCCTGCCCAGGGGCCTGCTCTCCGATCAGGGGGTGCCGCCTTCCACCGATGCGCCGCCGGGTTCCCCCCTGTTCGTCCGGCCCCACGACGTGGAGGTGTTCACCCAGGCGGTCGCCGGCGCGATCCCGGCGCGGCTGCGGCGGCTCAGCCACATGGGCCGGGATCTGCAGGCGGAGCTCGTGCTGGTCGATGGCCAGACGGTCCTGGCCCAGATCCCGCGCGATCAGCTGGATCCCAGGGCCCTGACCGTGGGCGACACCCTGCACATCCGCAGCCGTCAGGCCCGGACCTTCGAGCCTGATTACTCGATCTGA
- a CDS encoding Rrf2 family transcriptional regulator encodes MAFSAKTEYGLVALIELASIHASGGVLQVAEIAARQNIPDRYLEQMLTSLRRGGILRSIRGPKGGYQLMRPPAEVRVSEVVHCLEGENPPREATGRQTPEFEVLDSLAARLEQARLALLEGANLQQLLDQRDGLLQAQAMYFI; translated from the coding sequence TTGGCGTTCAGTGCGAAGACCGAGTACGGGCTGGTGGCACTGATCGAGCTGGCCAGCATCCACGCCAGCGGCGGGGTGCTGCAGGTGGCCGAGATCGCCGCCCGCCAGAACATCCCGGACCGCTACCTGGAGCAGATGCTCACCAGCCTGCGCCGGGGCGGCATCCTGCGCAGCATCCGTGGCCCCAAGGGGGGCTACCAACTCATGCGTCCGCCGGCTGAGGTTCGGGTGTCGGAGGTTGTTCATTGCCTGGAGGGAGAGAACCCTCCCCGCGAGGCCACCGGCCGCCAGACCCCCGAGTTCGAGGTGCTGGACAGCCTGGCGGCCCGGCTGGAGCAGGCGCGCCTGGCCCTGTTGGAGGGCGCCAACCTGCAGCAACTTCTGGACCAGCGTGACGGGCTGCTGCAGGCCCAGGCGATGTATTTCATCTGA
- a CDS encoding sulfate ABC transporter substrate-binding protein: MVQSFSVLGRRAALGLGVAVIAGLPLAASSSFSLFGAPAQAQQKKELLLVSYAVTKSAYDRIIPLFQADYRKQTGQIVSVKTSYGSSGSQTRAVIDGLEADVVGLALAGDILKIEEAGLIKPGWEKENPNNSIITNSLVVFFTRAGNPKKITSWKDLDNKNVDVVTANPKTSGGARWNFLGLWGSITQTGGSETQARNFVTTVYKNVEVLPKDAREATDIFVKRKQGDVLLNYENEAILAKKTGEWTVPYKIPSPNILIEGPIAVVDKNVDKKGTRKVAEAFTRFLYTPAAQKVFSENGFRPVTAQGKAAAKGRFQSVPTYTASEFGGWRAINAKIFGKRGLWDSIFARSR; this comes from the coding sequence GTGGTTCAATCGTTTTCCGTCCTCGGGCGGCGCGCTGCCCTTGGCCTGGGCGTGGCCGTGATCGCCGGCCTGCCCCTGGCCGCCAGCTCCTCCTTCTCCCTATTCGGCGCGCCCGCCCAGGCTCAGCAAAAGAAAGAACTCCTGCTGGTCAGCTACGCCGTCACCAAGTCGGCCTACGACAGGATCATTCCCCTGTTCCAGGCCGACTACAGGAAACAAACCGGTCAGATCGTGAGCGTCAAAACCAGCTATGGCAGCTCCGGCTCCCAGACCCGGGCCGTGATCGATGGCCTGGAGGCCGATGTGGTGGGGCTGGCCCTGGCTGGCGACATCCTCAAGATTGAGGAAGCCGGCCTGATCAAGCCAGGCTGGGAGAAGGAGAACCCCAATAACTCGATCATCACCAACTCGCTGGTGGTCTTCTTCACCCGTGCGGGCAACCCCAAGAAGATCACCTCCTGGAAAGACCTCGACAACAAGAACGTCGACGTGGTGACCGCCAATCCCAAAACCTCCGGCGGCGCCCGCTGGAACTTCCTGGGTCTCTGGGGCTCAATCACCCAGACCGGCGGATCCGAAACCCAGGCCCGCAACTTCGTGACCACGGTCTACAAGAACGTGGAGGTGCTGCCCAAGGATGCCCGGGAAGCCACCGACATCTTCGTGAAGCGCAAGCAGGGCGATGTGCTGCTGAACTACGAAAACGAGGCGATCCTCGCCAAAAAGACCGGCGAATGGACCGTTCCCTACAAGATCCCCAGCCCCAACATCCTGATCGAGGGTCCGATCGCCGTGGTCGACAAGAACGTCGACAAGAAGGGCACGCGCAAGGTCGCTGAGGCCTTCACCAGGTTCCTCTACACCCCGGCGGCCCAGAAAGTCTTCTCCGAAAACGGCTTCCGCCCGGTGACGGCGCAAGGCAAAGCGGCCGCCAAGGGCAGGTTCCAGTCGGTGCCGACCTACACCGCAAGCGAGTTCGGTGGCTGGAGGGCGATCAACGCCAAGATCTTCGGCAAACGAGGCCTCTGGGATTCGATCTTCGCCAGGAGCCGCTGA
- a CDS encoding class II glutamine amidotransferase: MCELLALSANTPTDMTFSFRGLARRGGATGDHGDGWGLASFDPSGGGVSIYREKEAAAFCPLAAQVADLNLKAHCSIAHIRKATKGEVALENCHPFHRRWGGQDWVFAHNGDIHESLPPGSTYLPLGSTDSEAAFCWILETLSAAGLSPNNEQGLFEQLVRCSDELAAMGIFNCLISNGAWLFAYASTKLHTLTRRAPFTTATLADDDLTLDFSQLTTPDDVVTIVSTAPLTTNEHWRALEPGEALLLNAGEVIRQHRGR, from the coding sequence ATGTGTGAACTGCTGGCCCTGAGCGCCAACACCCCCACCGACATGACCTTCTCCTTCCGGGGTCTGGCCCGGCGCGGTGGTGCCACGGGCGACCACGGCGATGGCTGGGGTCTGGCCAGCTTCGATCCCAGTGGAGGCGGGGTGAGCATCTACCGGGAAAAGGAAGCGGCGGCCTTCTGTCCCCTCGCCGCCCAGGTGGCGGACCTCAACCTCAAGGCCCATTGCTCGATCGCCCACATCCGCAAGGCCACCAAGGGCGAGGTCGCCCTGGAGAACTGCCACCCCTTCCACCGCCGCTGGGGCGGCCAGGATTGGGTGTTCGCCCACAACGGCGACATCCATGAATCGCTTCCCCCCGGCAGCACCTACCTCCCCCTGGGCAGCACCGACAGTGAGGCGGCCTTCTGCTGGATTCTCGAAACCCTCAGCGCCGCCGGCCTCAGCCCCAACAATGAACAGGGCCTGTTCGAGCAGCTGGTGCGTTGCTCCGATGAGTTGGCGGCCATGGGCATCTTCAACTGCCTGATCAGCAACGGCGCCTGGCTGTTCGCCTACGCCAGCACCAAGCTGCACACGCTCACCCGCCGGGCCCCCTTCACCACCGCCACCCTGGCCGATGACGACCTCACGCTGGATTTTTCCCAGCTGACCACCCCCGACGACGTGGTCACGATCGTGAGCACCGCGCCGCTCACCACCAACGAGCACTGGCGCGCCCTGGAGCCCGGTGAGGCGCTGCTGCTGAACGCCGGCGAGGTGATCCGCCAGCACCGGGGCCGTTAG
- the epsC gene encoding serine O-acetyltransferase EpsC, whose amino-acid sequence MVPPEPPIPMRIVKADRSRVGVDGGQAAWDLSDIVEALAHPTNNSGLDWARHQPFPLPSPELLQRVFTGLRSVLFPHHFGASDRSGADLSSFIGHTLDHTLQQLAEQVKRELWLSGSALHLDLGALQRQANELTGRFAAQLPVIRRLLEGDLLAAHLGDPAAKNLDEVLFCYPGIRAITTHRIAHELYRLGLPLIARIISELGHSETGVDIHPGASIGGEFFIDHGTGVVIGETCIIGERVRLYQAVTLGARSFPRDESGALIKGQPRHPIVEDDVVIYAGATVLGRITIGAGSTIGGNVWVTKSVPPGSFVSQAKASQDTFDGGAGI is encoded by the coding sequence ATGGTTCCCCCCGAGCCCCCCATCCCGATGCGGATCGTCAAGGCCGATCGTTCCCGCGTCGGGGTCGATGGCGGCCAGGCCGCCTGGGATCTGAGCGACATCGTCGAGGCTCTGGCCCATCCCACCAACAACTCCGGTCTCGACTGGGCCCGTCACCAGCCCTTCCCTCTGCCCTCACCGGAGCTGCTCCAACGGGTGTTCACGGGGTTGCGCTCGGTGCTCTTCCCCCACCATTTCGGTGCTTCTGACCGCTCCGGGGCGGACCTGAGCAGCTTCATCGGCCACACCCTCGATCACACCCTGCAGCAGCTGGCCGAGCAGGTGAAGCGGGAGTTGTGGCTCAGCGGCAGCGCGCTTCACCTTGATCTGGGCGCCCTGCAGCGCCAGGCGAACGAGTTGACGGGGCGCTTCGCCGCCCAGTTGCCCGTGATCCGGCGCCTGCTGGAGGGGGATCTCCTGGCGGCTCACCTGGGGGATCCCGCCGCCAAGAACCTCGACGAGGTGCTGTTCTGCTATCCGGGTATCCGGGCGATCACCACCCATCGCATCGCCCATGAGCTCTACCGGCTCGGCCTGCCCCTGATCGCGCGGATCATCTCGGAGCTGGGCCACTCCGAAACCGGCGTCGACATCCATCCCGGGGCCTCGATCGGCGGTGAGTTCTTCATCGACCACGGCACCGGCGTGGTGATCGGCGAGACCTGCATCATCGGCGAGCGCGTGAGGCTCTACCAGGCGGTCACCCTGGGGGCGCGCAGCTTCCCCCGCGACGAAAGCGGCGCCCTGATCAAGGGTCAGCCCCGCCATCCGATCGTCGAAGACGACGTGGTGATCTACGCCGGTGCCACGGTGCTCGGGCGCATCACCATTGGCGCCGGCTCCACCATCGGCGGCAACGTCTGGGTCACCAAGAGCGTGCCCCCGGGCAGCTTCGTGAGCCAGGCCAAGGCCAGCCAGGACACCTTCGATGGCGGGGCGGGGATCTAA